One genomic region from Pseudomonas hormoni encodes:
- a CDS encoding YfhL family 4Fe-4S dicluster ferredoxin: MSLIITDDCINCDVCEPECPNAAISQGEEIYVIDPNLCTQCVGHYDEPQCQQVCPVDCIPLDEAHPETEEQLMEKYRKITGKA; the protein is encoded by the coding sequence ATGTCCCTGATCATCACCGACGATTGCATCAACTGCGACGTCTGCGAACCCGAGTGCCCGAACGCCGCCATTTCCCAGGGCGAAGAGATCTACGTGATCGACCCGAACCTGTGCACCCAGTGTGTTGGCCACTACGACGAACCTCAGTGCCAGCAGGTCTGCCCGGTGGATTGCATTCCGCTGGACGAGGCGCATCCGGAGACTGAAGAGCAGTTGATGGAGAAGTACCGGAAGATTACCGGTAAGGCTTGA
- the coaD gene encoding pantetheine-phosphate adenylyltransferase gives MNRVLYPGTFDPITKGHGDLVERAARLFDHVIIAVAASPKKNPLFPLEQRVALAREVTKHLPNVEVVGFSTLLAHFAKEKNANVFLRGLRAVSDFEYEFQLANMNRQLAPDVESLFLTPSERYSFISSTLVREIAALGGDITKFVHPAVADALTERFKK, from the coding sequence ATGAACCGAGTGTTGTACCCAGGTACCTTCGACCCTATTACCAAGGGCCATGGCGACTTGGTCGAACGCGCCGCGCGCCTGTTCGATCATGTGATCATTGCCGTTGCTGCCAGCCCGAAGAAAAACCCGTTGTTTCCCCTGGAACAGCGTGTGGCGCTGGCCCGTGAGGTCACTAAACATCTGCCGAACGTTGAAGTCGTCGGCTTCTCGACGCTATTGGCGCATTTCGCCAAAGAGAAGAACGCCAACGTTTTCCTGCGTGGTTTGCGCGCCGTGTCGGACTTCGAATACGAATTTCAGCTGGCCAACATGAACCGCCAGCTGGCTCCGGACGTGGAAAGCCTGTTTCTGACGCCGTCCGAGCGTTATTCGTTCATCTCCTCGACGCTGGTCCGTGAAATCGCGGCCCTGGGCGGCGATATCACCAAGTTCGTTCACCCTGCGGTGGCGGACGCCCTCACCGAGCGCTTCAAGAAGTAA